Genomic segment of candidate division WOR-3 bacterium:
TTTTTCTGCATAAAAACCTTATCCTATCCGTGCTTTCAGGATCGTCATAATCCCAATGATCTGATTCAACCCTTATCTCAACTTTTTTGAAATCTGTGTGTGCAATCTCCTCGAGAAAATCAAAAAGACCGGATGGAATCGCTATAGAACTCGACAACACAAAATCAGATATTTCTAATTTTTTCATAATACTCCTTGGCTCTGTAGGAACTTCTTACGAGTGGTCCGGATAAGACAGCCTTCAAGCCTGCATCTAAAGCCATTTGTTCAATCAGCTCAAACTCTTCGGGTCTTAAATATCTCTGAACGGGTAAGTTGTTTTTCGAGGGCTTCATGTATTGTCCTACCGTTAAAATATCGGCGCCGGAAGACACTATGTCTTTGAACACTTCTTGCAGTTCCGCAAAACTCTCCCCCATTCCGACAATCAATCCCGTTTTGGTTATCAATCCCATCTTCTTTGAATATTGTATTACATCAAGAGATCTGATATAATTAGCCCCAGGTCTTATTTTTCTGTAGAGAGAAGGAACTGTTTCGATGTTGTGATTCAAAACGTTTGGTCGAGCGGACAGGACATTCAAAAGAGAATTTCTATCTCCTTTGAAATCCGGTATCAAGACTTCAACCCCAGGTTTTTTTTCGCTGTTTTTCACCTCATTGATAGCTTCAGAAAAAATTCCCGCCCCACCGTCCGGCAGATCATCTCTCGTCACTGAAGTTATCACTACATAATCGAGTCCCAATTCTTCTGCAGCTTTTGCCAGCCTTAAAGGTTCTTTGTCGTCAACAGGACCAGGAGTTCCGGACTCTACCCCGCAGAAAGCGCAATTCCGGGTGCAGACCCTTCCTAAAATCATGAAAGTAGCTGTTTTTTTGGAATAGCATTCTTCTCGGTTGGGGCATTTTGCCTCTCTGCAGACAGTGTTCAAATTTTTCAAACTGATTATTTTCGAAGTTTCAAGTGAAAGCTCTGAGAGAAAAGCCTTTCTCTTGAGCCATTGTGGAATTCTCTCTTCCATTAAAACAAAGTTATTTTCTGGGTAACCTGTATGGTAGCTTCACCTGAATTGAATACACCGTTGACAAAATAGAGACTTATTGGAAGAGCCATCCCGTTTCTGTCCCTTCCGTCCCATGAGAAACAATGCTGCCCTTCCTCCAGCCGGCCTTCGAAAACAGTCGCCATTTCCCTTCCTGTGATATCGTTAATGGTAATTCTTATGTTTCCCGGAACCAATGCCTCTATAAAAAATTTCGCTCCAGTCGCGCCTAGTGAACTTGGAAACACGCTCATAATTCGAACTGGGAGGGAATCAGTTGAATTCGTCACGGTCTGAGCGTCTGACCTTATGAATTCGATCAATTCGTCGACAATAACTGAATAGCGATTGGAACCAGAAAAGTTTTGAGGAAACAATACCATTAAATTGCCGGATCTTGCCAAAATCGGAATGCTGGAAATTCTCAAAAGTGTGTCTTCAAAGGGACAGGTAGAAAAATTGTTGACTGAAAAATAAAAATCCAATGGCAATTCCCCGTACAAAGTTCCACATATGTTATCGTATTCCATAACTTCCGAGGGATTCAGCGTAAAACCCGAATATTTCGTGAAGTTGGAAGAATACAAAGCTTTTAGGGCTGAAAAACCCAAGAGGACAACTGGTTTTTCTCTGTAAATTTCCGAAATGTACTTTGCCAAATCGTCGGAAACGACAAAGTTTTCACCTGTTCTGACAAAAACAATCGAAGCATTTTCGCAGAGGTCTCTGCATGTCTCTTCTGTTATGTATGAAATAGGAATAATGGCAGTTTTATGCAACCCTAAGCCATCATCTGGGTTCTTTAATTCTTTTGATTCATTTACAAGGTTCGATAATTCAGTAGCTATTCTCAATCCTGAAGGTCTTTCGTCGACATCGGTTAAAAAAACATACTCATAATCGGCATGGTCAGAGACATAAAAGAAATCCAAAGGACTCTTAACCGGTAAGGCGTTACCAAAATTATTGACGAGCACTTCAGCGGAATAAAATCCTGGTCCTATGTTTCCGAATCTGACTATCATTGAATTGGAATCGAAAAAGGAAGAAGAGATGGAAGTGTCCCACATGTCGGGAAATCTTCTGATCCTGACGATTCTTCCAAACCTCTGATTTACAAAAGGATTGTGAAATATCCTGACAGTAGCGTTTTTCTCAGAAACCTCGGTTTTTAAACTGTCTATCCTGAATACCACTGGAATCTTGAAAAGCAGGGATTCGCTTGTTTCGCCTTTGTAAGCGGACATCAAGACGTGTATCACTGTATCAGGCGCTAAATTTTGCCTAAACGTCAATTCAATATTGCCCCTCTGTCTTGAAGGATCAAACCGGGAGCAGTGAATTACGTAAAAATTTCCCTGAACTGCGACCACGCTGTCGAACTTTTTATTTTCTTCCTGAATTGAAAATAAAAGGGATACTCTTTCTCCGGGGGAAGCAAATCCGTCTGAATTAGCGGACTCTGATTCGTCTATAAGGCCAAACTCGACTTGGGTGACTGCGGCTTTCAAGGGGCAGAAAATTATCATCGCCACCAATAGGCACAAAAAGCCGATGGGCGGATTCGAACCGCCTACCCGCGCATTACGAATGCGCTGCTCTACCATCTGAGCTACACCGGCCTTCTTCATAATTCATAAATTATAAATCTAATTGACAATATTTCAACAGCAAAATTCATCTGACAGGTTCGCATCCGGTTTCGTCAAAGGGAATTCTTTTGTTTATGTGAAAATAAACACCTGAATACACTCTGCAGTCTAAATCTCTGCCTTCATTTTCAGCGTATGGGTGTATCCACCAAATATCGGTTTTATAAGAAGGATAAGCGTAATAACTGTAAACTGATCCAGAAGACCTCGGTCTCAGCCCCACCTTCGATACTACTGGATACGAGCTGTCTCCGTTTTCTTCTATAACCTTAAGCAAAGATTCCAAAACATTTTCCGGTCTGTCTTCGTAGCCTTCGACATAGAAATCCGCAGCAGCTCCCATTATGTGTTTAGATGTCATTGATACTTCATGCGGATTACCTGAATCTCCATTTTCGTTTACATATTTATACAAGTCTGCGGCAATATACCTGTTGTGCTTTATCGACCTGTACCCAGATATTATAAAGACTTGAGAGTTTATCTCGTTTTGAAGATCGTTGAGTAAATCCAGAAGATCCGGGTCTATTCCTCTTCTCGGAAGAGTTCCCGAATCGCCGTCGTAAAAAGTTTCTCCGTTCCAGACGATAGGTGGATTTTCTCCAGAATCCCCTTTACACCTGAAATCTTCGACGGTGATTTCCCTTAGTCGCAATGAACTGCCGGGGAGCAAAGCAAAAAAAACAATGAGTGCAATATACAATAAGATAACACCTCCTTTTTTTGGTAAGGTCGGTTTTTCTTGTCCTTGTAAGCTCAATATGTTATATCACATTTTCAAAGGAGGAGATATGTTTTGGTCTAAATATTACATACCAACAACCAAAGAGATGCCTTCAGACGCTCTTCTGGCTAGCCATAAGCTGTTGTTGAAAGCCGGATTCATAAGACAGGAGCTGTCCGGCGCCTACAATTACCTCCCCCTCGGTTTGAAGACCATAGCTAAAATAATGAGAATCGTGAGGGAAGAGATGAACGCCATTGAAGCAGTGGAGCTTCTTGCGCCTTCACTCGCCTCCAAAGAGACTTGGCAAGCCACCGGTCGGTGGGAAGATTTCGGAAGCGATATGTTTAAATTCAAAGACAGGAAAAACAGAGACATTTGTCTTGCTCCAACCCACGAAGAAATAATAACAGGACTCGCCAAGAGAGACTTCCGGTCATACAGGGACCTGCCCAAATACCTTTATCAAATTCAGACTAAGTTCAGGGATGAACCTAGGCCTAGGAGCGGCGTTCTAAGGATGAGGCAGTTTCTCATGAAAGATTCATACAGCTTCGACAAAGACGAAGAAGGTCTTGCGGTTTCATACGAATCGCATAAAAAAGCTTACCAGAGTATCTTCACAAAAAGCGGGCTCCATTTTAGAATCGTCTCCGCTTCAAGTGGCTTGATGGGAGGATCGGATTCAGAAGAATTCATGATACCTTCCGAATCCGGCGAAGATCGAATAGTTTACTGCGAAAAATGCGATTATTCCGCCAACCTTGAGGTTGCATCTTCAAAAGTAGAAAGCATCTCTTATCCTTCAAAGGCCATGGAAAAGGTCAACACTCCTGTGGGGGGGTCTGTTGATGAAGTCTCTGCTTTCTTGGGGTTTAAAAAAGACAGGATGATTAAAAGCTTGCTTTGGATGGTGGGAGAAAAACCTCATTTTCTCCTTCTATGCGGCGAAGACGAGTTGTCGGAGGCAAAACTCGCCAAGCACCTTGGCGCCGGAAGGCCTGCACATGCCGAAGAAATTCTGAAAATCACGGGAGCACCCGCTGGTTATGTGGGGCCGATAGGCGTAAAAAATGTAGCTGTTTACGCCGACGAAAGACTGCAGACAGCGACTGGGATGTGCACGGGGGCCAACGAATTTCACTACCACTTCACCAACATCGACATCGAAAGGGACATTCAAGTCAAAGGATATTTAGACCTGAGAGAGGTCAAAAAAGACGAAAAATGCTTGAAATGCGGAGGTATTCTCAACGTAGAAAACGCTGTCGAAGTCGGTCATATTTTCAAACTCGGCACAAAATATTCAAAGAGCATGAAAGCCAATTTTACCGACGAAAAAGGGGAAGAAAGACCATTTGTGATGGGAAGTTATGGAATTGGCATAGAGCGGATTATGGCTTCTGCAATAGAACAAAATCACGATGAAAACGGCATAATTTGGCCTGTGACCATATCGCCGTTTGAAGTTATTGTCATTCCATTGAATCTACACGACACAAAAGTTAAAAACACCGCTTTTTCATTGTGTGAGGAACTAAAATCTCATTCGATTGAATACATCATCGACGACAGGGAAGAAAGGGCTGGTATTAAATTCAAGGACGCCGACTTGATAGGTATTCCTCTGAGGATAACCATTGGAGAAAAAAACATCGCCAAAGGCTTGGTTGAAGTAAAAAGAAGGGATTCTTCCACCGTGGCGACTGTGCCGATTGAAAAGACTGTCGGAGAAGTCAAAAAACACTTGAAAGATCTCTACAATCTATGCTCAATTACTGAATGAAAGGCGTTTTAATGGAAAAAAATTCTCTCCATCCTCTCGAGATAAAGTTTTTAAAAAACCTTAAAAAGGGCAACAATTTCAGCGTATCCTGCTATCCTCAAAATTCCGGATTGACCCCGGAAAACGTCAGGGGAATCATCGGTTGGTTTAAAGCAAAAAATTGGCTCGAAGAAGTTGAGGAAAAGGTTTCTATAAGAGCGGAGATAACCGACGAGGGAAAAACATACGCCCAAAACGGTCATCCCATGAGACTCGTTTTAGACAAACTTGCAATTTCTCCGCTGACCATAAAAGAGATGATAGAAACCACCGGATACGGACAAGCCGAAATTGGAAAAGCTGTCGGTTTCTTGAAAAAAAATGAACTCGCCCTGGAAAATGACGGCTTTATAAGCCCAACCGGAAAAACTATCCCCGAATACCTTGAAATTTTGGAAAAACTTATGAATACATCTCTCAAAAAAGAACTCGACCTTGAATCCCTTTCAGATATGGAACTCAAGGTACTCGAAGAGAACGCAAAAAAAAGAGGTTCTGGTTCCATATTCAGGCTCAAAGAAATGAAAACGGTCGTTTACCGACTTAACGAAGAAGGTGAAAAAGCCAGAGCTTCAATTGAAGGAGCTGAAGACGCCGAAGAAATTGGAGCTCTTACTCCGGAAATGCTGAGAGAAAGATCATGGGACGGTAAACTTTTCAGAAAATACGGTTTTTCTATTAAACCGAGAACGAAACTTGCCGGCAGATTTCACCCTTACGGCAGATTCCTTGACACAGTCAGAAAAGAATTGACTTCGATGGGATTCACAGAGATGAGAGGTCCTATCGTAGAATCGGAATTTTTCAACAACGATGTTCTTTTCATGCCGCAGTATCATTCCGCCAGAGACATACACGATATCTACATAGTAAAGGAGCCTTCAAAAGCCAACGATATACCAGTCAACATTTTAAAAAAAATTGCTTCCGCTCACAGAGACGGAGGCAGGTCCGGTTCCCGGGGTTGGGGTTATGATTTTGACACTGAAAAAACCCAGCGACTTGTCCTCAGAAGCCAAGGAACCGCGATAAGCGCGAGGGAGATGACAAAAAAACCTCCCGTGCCCGGAAAATTTTTTGCTATAGCCAGATGCTTCAGGTACGACAGCGTCGATGCAACACACGCGCCGGATTTTTTCCAAATAGAGGGAATCGTTCTAGAGGAAAATATTAACTTCAGACACCTTCTTGGTCTCCTTTCGAATTTCGCGCAAAACCTCGCTCACGCAGAAGAGATCAAATTCGTCCCCGGATATTTCCCTTTCACAGAACCATCCGTCGAGGCCATGATTAAACATCCGCAATTAGGATGGATCGAATTGGGTGGAGCTGGTATTTTCAGACCCGAGATCACGGTTTCTCTTGAGATACCTTGCCCGGTGATTGCGTGGGGTCTCGGTCTTGACAGAATGGCAATGAACGCCCTAAAGATAAACGACATAAGAGAATTGTTCACGCAAGATTTCGAAAAAATACGTTCAGCAAAGGTGGTTTTATAATGCCAAAGGTCGTAACGGAAAAACAATCGCTTCTCTCTCTGGCAGAAAAACCCATAAGCTTGGAAAAAATTCAAGAATTGTCATGGCTGGCAAAAGCAGAGATGACCATTTCAGCTGACACGGAAGAAATAACACTTGAATTTGCAGACACAAACAGACCTGATCTATGGTCCCCAGAAGGCCTCATGAGACTCATCAACCAGTATCTTGAGGGAAAAGCCAGGGATTATTCTTACCTTTCGGATCCATACGACAACGAAAAATACGTTATCGTCGAGGAAAGTGTCCAGCGAGTCAGACCATACATAGGTATGTTTCTCTGCAAAATGCCTCCCGTCACAGAAAAGACGCTTAAGAGTTTAATTCAGACACAGGAAAAACTGGCGGAAAATTACGGAAAAAAAAGAAAAATAGTCAGCATTGGACTTTACCCCGCATCTATTGTCGATTTTCCGATAATATACAAAGGCGTAAAACCCAATGAAGAGTCTTTCACTCCTCTTGGATTCGAAGAAGAAATGACTCTGGCAGAAATTTTAGTGAAGCACCCAAAAGGAATCGAATACAGAGATATTCTCGAAGCAAGAAAATGCGTGCCTTTGATGGTAGATAAAAAGGGTGAAATTCTCTCTTTTCCGCCAATCATAAATTCAAGGAGAACCGGAGAGGTGAAAATCGGAGACACATACCTAGCGGTTGAAGCCACGGGAAACGATCTTTCGGCAGTTCGACTCGTTCTGAACATTTTCGCCATGAACCTCAGCGACAGAGGAGGACAAATCACAAGGATGAGGTCGCTGTACCCCGACAATCAAATTTATACTTTTCCCACGGACGAAACTGAAGAGTTCTACCTAAACATACCTCAAGTGAATAATCTTCTCGGAAGCGAATTCGGAATAGAAAAAATTTCGTCTAACCTGAGAAAGATGGGTCTAAAATCCAAAAAAGGTACTTTCGACAAAGAACTTATTGTGACAGTTCCTTTTTACAGAAGGGACATAATGCACGAAGTGGACATTATTGAAGACATCGCTATAGCTTCGGATTACAACGATTTCGAACCTCAGATGCCCGAAAGCTACACCAAAGGAGGCTTGAGTCCACAGCAGGAACGGGTGGACACTGTTCGTCAGATATCAATTGGTATGGGGTTTTTAGAATATATGGGTAATATACTGACTTCGAAGGAGACGATGAAGACTTGCGCCGGAAAGCACAGCGACCCAATCGAAATCGCAAACCCCATGACTTCAATGTTTTCATGTCTTCGGGATTTTCTTTTTCCAGGACTCCTCACCGCAGAATCAAAAAACAGCAAATCCTTGTATCCTCACCATATCTTTGAAACAGGAGAAATCGTGAGAAAGGTTTTCGGACAAGAAGCTCTTAAAACGGACACTGTGTTTTCAATAGCCTACTTGATAGCAGGACCCGAGACAAATTTTTCTGATATATATTCTGTTATTGACACCATTTGCGAAATGCTCTCCGTGAAATTATCTCTTTTGGAAAAAGATTTCGATTTTTTCATTCCAGGCAGAAGCGCTTGTGTCTATCTCAACGGAGTAAATTCGGGATTTTTGGGGGAAGTTTCTCCAAAATTGCTCGATGTTCTTGGAATCAGAATGCCGTTGGTTTTATGCGAAATAAATGACATAAGTTTTTTATTTGAAAGGAAAGCAAATTGAAGTGCACAACTAATTGGATAAGTGACATGAAATTCGAAACTCATCTCGGACACCATACAGTTAAGATGGACACCGTGGAAAATTTTGGAGGTCATGACGAGGCTCCCATGCCGAAAAGCCTTTTGTTGGCAAGCCTTTCAGGATGTACTGGCATGGATGTGGTCTCTATATTAAAAAAAATGCAAGTAAAAAATTACCAACTGCAAATCGAATGCAGCGCAAAACAATCGGATGAACATCCCAAGATTTTCACCGAAATAAACTTAAAATACGTTTTTAAGGGAAAAGACCTTCCTCTTGACAAAATAGAAAAAGCCGTGGACCTTTCCTTCACAAAATACTGCGGAGTGACCGCGATGCTTCAAAAAAGTTCAATTCTGACAAAAGAAATAGAAGTGCTGTCTTTTTAAAATACGAATAATCAAGATTTACGGCGCGACCTCTCATTTAAGAATTTCAACAATTTTTTCTAAAAATTCCGCTCTTTGCGGTCTGTTGTGCCCCGACAACACAATTTCTGGTTTAAAATCCAGGCACTTTTTCAAGTGCTCGATGAACTCAGCTCTATCAGTCTCCAATTCCGGTACTATGTTTTCAGCGTCATCTCCAATATTGTCGCCAACAAAAAGAATTCCTTCGTTTTTATAGAAAACGCTGATGCCGTCGACTGTGTGCCCTGGCGTTGAAAAGATTTGGATTGAATCATCTAAAAAGTTCAGTTCGCCATCGAACGTGACGTTAGGAAAGCATTTCCCGACTTCTCCTCTCGTATATTCCCTCTTGGATGACAACAATTCATCAAAACATTTTTTTTGCAACTCGGCGGATTTTCTGTGGGAAATTATTTCTTTTCCTTTGAAAAAACAATTACCCCAGACATGATCCCAGTGATAATGCGTGTTGACGACTTTGATGGGTTTTTTGGGGTCAATTCTGCTCATGATCAATTCCGAACTATCAGATCCGAATCCAGTGTCGATTATGTAATTGTTCTTTTTGGATCTGACTATATAGCAGTTAGTGGGGCAACCTGGTATTACATACTGGACAAGACAGGTTACATCAGATGAAATCTTTTCAAATTCATGTTCCACTTGGTATTCCGTCTCCTCTCAGAGTTTGTGTTTCAGAACCAAAACCTTTGTCTCCTCGGGCAAACCTCCGATTTCGACTTCACAAGAATCAATAATTTCGACATTGTTTTTATTTTTGAGAAATTCTCCAACTGAAGAAATGGGAAAATCGAGAACTTCGGTTTTATAATGCATAGGAATCACGATTTTGCATTCGAGTTTTTCCGCAATTTCATCCGCCTGATTGGCATCTATGGTGTAATGACCCCCGACGGGCGTCAAAAGAATATCTACTCTTCCAATTTCTTCCCTCTTTGCACCGTCCAAAACTTCTCCAAGATCACCGAGATGACACACCTTCAAACCATCGATCTCTATTACGAATACTATGTTTTCTCCCCTCTCGGATCCGCCTTTGTCGTCATGAAAAGTTTTTACCCCTTTTATCCTGATCCCTTTAACTTTTTTAATCCCTGTCTCTTTGACGACAATGAAATTTCCCGGTACCGATTCCACGCTGTTGTGGTCCGAATGCGAATGGCTTACAACGACTATATCGGCTTCTTCGTCAATCTTCCCATAGCCTACGGAACCACCGCAGCCGCCTGATTTATAAGGATCTGTAAGTATTCTCAAACCGCTTTTTGAAGTGATCATAAAGCATGAATGCCCAAGCCACTTAATATTCATTTTAACCTCCCGTGAGGCGCGACAATGCCGATTATCCTTTTGACTTCATTCTATACACTCAATATTATATTTGCAATGAGCGTTCTGCAAAAAGACAAAACCGTAAAAATCACACTGGGAACTTTTACATCCGGAATCATTTTCGGAATTTTCACTTTTCTTTTCTTGAACATAAGATGGCAGAGTTTTTTACTCGGTTTGATAATTGGCATTCAAGCTTACCTCTACACTTTTTTCATTTCGGATTTCCTCATGAAACGACTGCGTCAGGATCATATTTTGCTTTCTCTTCTTCTAAATTCAATAGCAAGAGTAACGATCATATTTTTATCAATTTTCCTGTCCTTTGAAGTCCTCAGTAGTTTCAGAATCGGGATAGTGAGTTTTTTCAATTTAATAGATTCTTCCTACGATAAAATATTAATAGGTCTGGTATTCGGCTTGGTCCTCAGTCTGATTATCGACGCTTACGAACTATTCGACACCCTTTTAGGCAAGAATATTTTCTTGAAAATCATCGCGGGTAGATTCAACCAGCCGTTTGAAGAAGAACTATTTTTCATGTTCCTCGATTTAACTTCTTCCACCTCGCTCGCAGAAAAGCTAGGCCATAAAAAATATCTTATGTTACTCAACGATTTTTTTCACGATTTAGCAACTCCTGTCAGTCTTACCGGCGGACAAATTTACAAGTATGTCGGAGATGAAGCTATAATAACTTGGAGTTTGAAAAAGGGCTGTATCCGTTCGGCTCCCTTGAGATGTTTTTTTATGATGAGAGAGGCTATAACCAAGAAAAGTAAAAAATACCTCTACAAATACGGGACTGTACCATCATTCAAAGCCGGCTTGCACGTTGGAAACGTAGTCACCGGTGAAATTGGACTGGTCAAAAAAGAAATATCCCACATAGGCGATGCGATCAATACTACTTCAAGGTT
This window contains:
- the lipA gene encoding lipoyl synthase, whose translation is MEERIPQWLKRKAFLSELSLETSKIISLKNLNTVCREAKCPNREECYSKKTATFMILGRVCTRNCAFCGVESGTPGPVDDKEPLRLAKAAEELGLDYVVITSVTRDDLPDGGAGIFSEAINEVKNSEKKPGVEVLIPDFKGDRNSLLNVLSARPNVLNHNIETVPSLYRKIRPGANYIRSLDVIQYSKKMGLITKTGLIVGMGESFAELQEVFKDIVSSGADILTVGQYMKPSKNNLPVQRYLRPEEFELIEQMALDAGLKAVLSGPLVRSSYRAKEYYEKIRNI
- a CDS encoding DUF882 domain-containing protein, which translates into the protein MYIALIVFFALLPGSSLRLREITVEDFRCKGDSGENPPIVWNGETFYDGDSGTLPRRGIDPDLLDLLNDLQNEINSQVFIISGYRSIKHNRYIAADLYKYVNENGDSGNPHEVSMTSKHIMGAAADFYVEGYEDRPENVLESLLKVIEENGDSSYPVVSKVGLRPRSSGSVYSYYAYPSYKTDIWWIHPYAENEGRDLDCRVYSGVYFHINKRIPFDETGCEPVR
- a CDS encoding proline--tRNA ligase, producing MFWSKYYIPTTKEMPSDALLASHKLLLKAGFIRQELSGAYNYLPLGLKTIAKIMRIVREEMNAIEAVELLAPSLASKETWQATGRWEDFGSDMFKFKDRKNRDICLAPTHEEIITGLAKRDFRSYRDLPKYLYQIQTKFRDEPRPRSGVLRMRQFLMKDSYSFDKDEEGLAVSYESHKKAYQSIFTKSGLHFRIVSASSGLMGGSDSEEFMIPSESGEDRIVYCEKCDYSANLEVASSKVESISYPSKAMEKVNTPVGGSVDEVSAFLGFKKDRMIKSLLWMVGEKPHFLLLCGEDELSEAKLAKHLGAGRPAHAEEILKITGAPAGYVGPIGVKNVAVYADERLQTATGMCTGANEFHYHFTNIDIERDIQVKGYLDLREVKKDEKCLKCGGILNVENAVEVGHIFKLGTKYSKSMKANFTDEKGEERPFVMGSYGIGIERIMASAIEQNHDENGIIWPVTISPFEVIVIPLNLHDTKVKNTAFSLCEELKSHSIEYIIDDREERAGIKFKDADLIGIPLRITIGEKNIAKGLVEVKRRDSSTVATVPIEKTVGEVKKHLKDLYNLCSITE
- a CDS encoding phenylalanine--tRNA ligase subunit alpha is translated as MEKNSLHPLEIKFLKNLKKGNNFSVSCYPQNSGLTPENVRGIIGWFKAKNWLEEVEEKVSIRAEITDEGKTYAQNGHPMRLVLDKLAISPLTIKEMIETTGYGQAEIGKAVGFLKKNELALENDGFISPTGKTIPEYLEILEKLMNTSLKKELDLESLSDMELKVLEENAKKRGSGSIFRLKEMKTVVYRLNEEGEKARASIEGAEDAEEIGALTPEMLRERSWDGKLFRKYGFSIKPRTKLAGRFHPYGRFLDTVRKELTSMGFTEMRGPIVESEFFNNDVLFMPQYHSARDIHDIYIVKEPSKANDIPVNILKKIASAHRDGGRSGSRGWGYDFDTEKTQRLVLRSQGTAISAREMTKKPPVPGKFFAIARCFRYDSVDATHAPDFFQIEGIVLEENINFRHLLGLLSNFAQNLAHAEEIKFVPGYFPFTEPSVEAMIKHPQLGWIELGGAGIFRPEITVSLEIPCPVIAWGLGLDRMAMNALKINDIRELFTQDFEKIRSAKVVL
- the pheT gene encoding phenylalanine--tRNA ligase subunit beta; amino-acid sequence: MPKVVTEKQSLLSLAEKPISLEKIQELSWLAKAEMTISADTEEITLEFADTNRPDLWSPEGLMRLINQYLEGKARDYSYLSDPYDNEKYVIVEESVQRVRPYIGMFLCKMPPVTEKTLKSLIQTQEKLAENYGKKRKIVSIGLYPASIVDFPIIYKGVKPNEESFTPLGFEEEMTLAEILVKHPKGIEYRDILEARKCVPLMVDKKGEILSFPPIINSRRTGEVKIGDTYLAVEATGNDLSAVRLVLNIFAMNLSDRGGQITRMRSLYPDNQIYTFPTDETEEFYLNIPQVNNLLGSEFGIEKISSNLRKMGLKSKKGTFDKELIVTVPFYRRDIMHEVDIIEDIAIASDYNDFEPQMPESYTKGGLSPQQERVDTVRQISIGMGFLEYMGNILTSKETMKTCAGKHSDPIEIANPMTSMFSCLRDFLFPGLLTAESKNSKSLYPHHIFETGEIVRKVFGQEALKTDTVFSIAYLIAGPETNFSDIYSVIDTICEMLSVKLSLLEKDFDFFIPGRSACVYLNGVNSGFLGEVSPKLLDVLGIRMPLVLCEINDISFLFERKAN
- a CDS encoding OsmC family protein, producing the protein MKFETHLGHHTVKMDTVENFGGHDEAPMPKSLLLASLSGCTGMDVVSILKKMQVKNYQLQIECSAKQSDEHPKIFTEINLKYVFKGKDLPLDKIEKAVDLSFTKYCGVTAMLQKSSILTKEIEVLSF
- a CDS encoding MBL fold metallo-hydrolase, whose amino-acid sequence is MEHEFEKISSDVTCLVQYVIPGCPTNCYIVRSKKNNYIIDTGFGSDSSELIMSRIDPKKPIKVVNTHYHWDHVWGNCFFKGKEIISHRKSAELQKKCFDELLSSKREYTRGEVGKCFPNVTFDGELNFLDDSIQIFSTPGHTVDGISVFYKNEGILFVGDNIGDDAENIVPELETDRAEFIEHLKKCLDFKPEIVLSGHNRPQRAEFLEKIVEILK
- a CDS encoding MBL fold metallo-hydrolase yields the protein MNIKWLGHSCFMITSKSGLRILTDPYKSGGCGGSVGYGKIDEEADIVVVSHSHSDHNSVESVPGNFIVVKETGIKKVKGIRIKGVKTFHDDKGGSERGENIVFVIEIDGLKVCHLGDLGEVLDGAKREEIGRVDILLTPVGGHYTIDANQADEIAEKLECKIVIPMHYKTEVLDFPISSVGEFLKNKNNVEIIDSCEVEIGGLPEETKVLVLKHKL
- a CDS encoding adenylate/guanylate cyclase domain-containing protein: MPIILLTSFYTLNIIFAMSVLQKDKTVKITLGTFTSGIIFGIFTFLFLNIRWQSFLLGLIIGIQAYLYTFFISDFLMKRLRQDHILLSLLLNSIARVTIIFLSIFLSFEVLSSFRIGIVSFFNLIDSSYDKILIGLVFGLVLSLIIDAYELFDTLLGKNIFLKIIAGRFNQPFEEELFFMFLDLTSSTSLAEKLGHKKYLMLLNDFFHDLATPVSLTGGQIYKYVGDEAIITWSLKKGCIRSAPLRCFFMMREAITKKSKKYLYKYGTVPSFKAGLHVGNVVTGEIGLVKKEISHIGDAINTTSRLTELCKELGKPILTSRDVLEIMTMEKEYVFYPVDEKVLRGKTKSIEIFSVELRKQ